A stretch of candidate division TA06 bacterium DNA encodes these proteins:
- a CDS encoding DUF2905 domain-containing protein — MTAIGKFFIVSGLVLAVVGLLMLVSARFGFTWRVPGDIFIHRRNFTIYFPIVTMLLVSFVLTVVLNLFFRK, encoded by the coding sequence TTGACAGCCATAGGCAAGTTCTTCATCGTGAGCGGTCTCGTTCTCGCCGTGGTGGGGCTCCTAATGCTGGTCTCGGCCAGGTTCGGTTTCACCTGGAGAGTTCCGGGCGACATATTCATCCATAGGCGGAACTTCACAATTTACTTTCCCATTGTAACAATGTTGCTTGTGTCATTTGTTCTGACCGTCGTCTTAAATCTCTTTTTTCGAAAATGA
- a CDS encoding DUF2007 domain-containing protein: MRESKSDLKVVYKAPDEFMANTIKSLLENEGIDALIKSHQVAMYDSIGMMMKPNWGEVLVRGDDFEEADEIVKAFLSSPEGEQNS; the protein is encoded by the coding sequence ATGAGAGAAAGTAAGAGCGACCTCAAGGTAGTGTACAAAGCTCCGGACGAGTTTATGGCGAATACGATAAAGTCACTTCTGGAAAATGAAGGGATAGATGCGCTCATTAAATCACATCAAGTGGCCATGTACGATAGCATAGGGATGATGATGAAGCCTAACTGGGGTGAGGTGTTGGTGAGGGGCGATGACTTTGAGGAGGCGGACGAGATAGTGAAGGCGTTTCTATCAAGTCCAGAGGGAGAGCAGAATTCCTGA
- the ruvB gene encoding Holliday junction branch migration DNA helicase RuvB, translating to MSERITIPQEMVGEAEFDRTLRPRTLDEFVGQNKLKENLKVFIEAAKQRGDALDHILFYGPPGLGKTTLAHIVARELGVEIKTITGPVLERPADLAGILTKLQPREVLFIDEVHRMNKTVEEYLYPAMEDFNIDIMLDKGAGARSVRLTLNSFTMIGATTRAGLLTSPLRSRFGVVSRLDFYPPDDLHKIAIRSASILATEIEESAALEIAKRSRGTPRVANRLLRRVRDFAQVKCGGKIDLKIAMESLEALDVDEMGFDEMDKRILRTIIEKFDGGPVGLGTVSVAVGEEPDTIEEVFEPFLILQGYLKRTSRGREATELAYKHFGITRREQKRLL from the coding sequence ATGAGTGAAAGAATAACTATCCCTCAAGAAATGGTAGGCGAAGCGGAGTTCGATAGAACCCTGAGGCCCAGAACCCTTGATGAATTCGTGGGGCAGAACAAGCTTAAAGAAAACCTGAAGGTTTTCATTGAGGCCGCAAAACAGAGGGGAGATGCACTCGACCACATATTGTTCTACGGACCTCCAGGTTTGGGTAAAACCACTCTTGCGCACATAGTGGCGCGAGAACTGGGGGTGGAGATAAAAACTATCACGGGACCTGTTCTCGAGAGGCCCGCAGACCTGGCCGGGATACTTACCAAGCTCCAGCCAAGGGAGGTTCTGTTCATAGACGAAGTTCACAGAATGAACAAGACAGTTGAAGAGTATCTGTATCCTGCGATGGAAGATTTTAATATTGACATAATGTTGGACAAGGGTGCTGGAGCACGCTCCGTCAGACTGACCCTGAATTCTTTTACTATGATTGGCGCGACAACACGAGCAGGACTTCTTACCTCGCCGCTCAGGTCAAGGTTCGGCGTCGTCTCCAGATTGGATTTCTATCCGCCGGATGATCTCCACAAAATCGCAATTCGCTCAGCAAGTATACTCGCTACTGAAATAGAAGAGTCCGCAGCCCTTGAGATTGCGAAGAGATCAAGGGGTACTCCCAGGGTGGCAAACAGACTTCTGAGGAGGGTGAGAGACTTCGCCCAGGTGAAGTGTGGAGGAAAGATCGACCTAAAAATAGCCATGGAATCCCTGGAGGCCCTGGATGTCGATGAAATGGGTTTTGATGAGATGGACAAAAGAATTCTGAGGACAATAATTGAGAAGTTCGATGGTGGACCTGTAGGTTTGGGTACAGTTTCGGTAGCCGTAGGTGAAGAGCCGGACACGATAGAGGAGGTTTTCGAGCCATTCTTGATTCTTCAAGGGTATCTTAAGAGAACATCCAGGGGCAGAGAAGCGACGGAGTTGGCTTACAAGCATTTTGGGATAACAAGAAGAGAGCAAAAGAGGCTTCTCTGA
- the ruvA gene encoding Holliday junction branch migration protein RuvA, which produces MISYLEGKLVEKNPTSAVIDIRGVGYSVRIPVSTYESLGELGTTTKLFTHLSVKDDRMELFGFGSSDEKNLFLLLTSVSGIGGRTAISVLSGARPGELRKAVLSGDKMFISSIKGIGRKTAERLIVELKDKFAEEGREAEEMLGPCNDALRALKSLGLRESEGRDALQKVLNERGSDIPVEEMVREALKRFS; this is translated from the coding sequence ATGATTTCATATCTTGAGGGTAAACTGGTCGAGAAGAACCCCACTAGCGCAGTGATAGATATAAGGGGTGTGGGCTACAGTGTGCGCATACCGGTTTCTACCTATGAGTCGCTTGGGGAACTGGGGACAACCACGAAACTCTTCACCCACCTCTCAGTCAAAGATGACAGGATGGAGCTTTTTGGATTCGGCAGCAGTGATGAAAAGAACCTGTTTCTGTTGCTCACCTCGGTATCCGGGATAGGTGGTAGGACGGCGATATCAGTGCTTTCCGGCGCGAGGCCTGGCGAGTTGAGGAAGGCGGTTCTTTCCGGTGACAAGATGTTCATATCAAGCATCAAGGGCATAGGCAGAAAGACTGCGGAGAGGTTAATAGTTGAACTGAAGGACAAGTTTGCAGAGGAGGGCAGGGAAGCTGAGGAGATGCTTGGGCCTTGTAATGATGCGCTCAGAGCACTGAAATCCCTCGGATTGAGGGAGAGTGAAGGACGGGATGCTCTTCAGAAAGTGCTGAATGAAAGAGGGAGTGACATTCCTGTTGAGGAGATGGTGAGAGAAGCATTGAAGAGGTTCTCATGA
- the ruvC gene encoding crossover junction endodeoxyribonuclease RuvC: MEAKRSMTVLGVDPGLTSVGYGVLESDGKNILVKGFGSFATSKNDPLSSRLMFIHSSLQEIIRKYRPDTLACETVFYGKNAKSTILLGHARGVVLLAAESSGVEVVEFSPRRIKSAVGGRGSSSKEQVRYMVKAQLGVEDLPESTDISDALAVALCCLHTQETVG, translated from the coding sequence GTGGAAGCGAAGCGTAGCATGACTGTCCTTGGTGTTGATCCAGGCCTGACATCCGTTGGATATGGAGTTCTAGAAAGCGACGGAAAGAACATCCTTGTCAAGGGATTTGGGAGTTTTGCCACTTCAAAGAATGACCCGCTTTCATCCCGTCTTATGTTCATCCACAGTTCACTGCAGGAGATAATAAGGAAGTACAGGCCAGATACCCTGGCTTGCGAAACGGTATTCTATGGCAAGAATGCCAAATCAACCATACTGCTGGGCCACGCGAGGGGTGTGGTCTTACTTGCTGCGGAAAGTTCTGGTGTAGAAGTTGTGGAGTTCTCGCCGCGGCGTATTAAAAGTGCAGTGGGGGGCAGAGGAAGTAGCTCCAAGGAGCAGGTGAGGTACATGGTGAAGGCTCAGCTAGGTGTGGAAGATCTACCAGAATCCACCGATATCTCGGACGCGCTGGCTGTGGCTCTGTGCTGTCTTCATACGCAGGAGACAGTCGGGTGA